A stretch of Aspergillus nidulans FGSC A4 chromosome VI DNA encodes these proteins:
- a CDS encoding PWI domain-containing protein (transcript_id=CADANIAT00010159), with translation MATRVDQKLLRQTKFPPEFNQKVDMTKVNIEVMKKWIAGKISEILGNEDDVVIELCFNLLEGSRFPDIKSLQIQLTGFLDKDTAKFCKELWSLCLSAQQNPQGVAKELLEAKKLELIQEKIEAEKAAEEARKKKEQERARERELEEIRRRERSDRGWGGRRGGFRGRDFDRPRSPPRRRSRDRYWDPPSRREFDSYVPSGSRRGRRPSRSPSRSRSRSRSRSRSVSSSRSPPPRRRNDRNRRRRSVSDSISPDRERRRQRRRSPDYGDRARSISRSDSSRSRTPRRDRRRRSVSSSPSRSPAPRDRHRRRDSSVSRSRSRSQSRDRKHGRRRSSPYSRDDRRESTANVAKGHRTCDDRRLSRSRDRGGDRRRRYSTSRSRSRSRSHRGRSSSKSRDSRSRSRSRSRAGDRKRRRSIERYAPIARRRRNSSSVSVHTEKRQRMADQNEHAPRKSRSPPPDVEKVKSPAKEVGE, from the exons ATGGCGACCCGTGTCGATCAGAAACTGCTGCGGCAGACGAAGTTCCCTCCGGAATTCAACCAGAAAGTGGACATGACCAAGGTGAACATTGAGGTCATGAAAAA GTGGATTGCCGGAAAGATCTCCGAGATTTTAGGAAACGAAGATGATGTGGTGATCGAGTTATGTTTCAATTTACTGGAAGGATCTCGGTTT CCCGACATTAAATCGCTACAAATCCAGCTTACGGGATTTCTGGATAAAGATACTGCCAAGTTTTGCAAGGAGTTATGGTCGTTATGTCTGAGCGCTCAGCAAAACCCTCAAGGCGTCGCGAAGGAGCTTCTAGAGGCAAAGAAGCTAGAGCTTATCCAAGAGAAG ATTGAAGCCGAAAAAGCAGCGGAAGAGgctcggaagaagaaagagcaggAGCGCGCACGGGAACGGGAGCTCGAGGAAATCAGACGCAGAGAACGCTCAGACAGGGGCtggggagggaggagaggcggTTTCAGAGGCCGGGACTTTGACAGACCTCGCTCACCTCCGAGACGACGCAGCCGGGATCGTTATTGGGACCCGCCTTCAAGGCGGGAGTTCGATTCGTACGTTCCCTCTGGTTCTCGCAGGGGCCGTCGGCCTTCTAGGTCACCCAGTCGCTCACGTTCACGTTCACGTTCACGGTCGCGATCTGTGTCATCATCTCGTTCGCCGCCACCCAGGCGTCGCAATGACCGCAACAGACGACGTCGATCAGTTAGCGATTCCATCTCTCCAGACCGAGAGCGCcggaggcagaggagacGTAGTCCTGATTACGGTGATCGAGCAAGATCCATATCCCGCAGTGATTCATCGCGCTCACGTACTCCCAGAAGAGACCGAAGACGGAGATCTGTTTCTTCCAGCCCATCCCGCTCACCCGCCCCCAGAGACCGACACAGACGGAGGGACTCATCTGTCTCGAGATCACGGTCCCGATCGCAGAGCCGTGACAGGAAGCACGGTCGGCGCAGATCGTCGCCTTATTCAAGAGATGACAGGAGAGAATCAACGGCTAATGTTGCAAAGGGCCACAGAACCTGTGATGATCGCCGTTTGAGCCGCAGCAGAGATCGCGGCGGGGACCGTAGGCGCCGGTACTCGACGAGCCGCAGTCGTAGTCGCAGCAGGAGCCATAGAGGCCGTTCTTCTAGCAAGAGTCGTGACTCTCGTagtcgcagccgcagccgcagccgcgcGGGAGACAGGAAGCGACGCCGGTCCATTGAGAGATATGCTCCCATCGCGCGACGAAGGCGCAATTCCTCTTCTGTATCCGTCCATACTGAGAAACGACAGAGAATGGCTGATCAAAACGAGCACGCACCACGCAAGTCCAGGTCCCCGCCTCCCGATGTTGAGAAAGTGAAGAGTCCTGCTAAAGAGGTGGGTGAATGA
- a CDS encoding serine/threonine/tyrosine protein kinase MPS1 (transcript_id=CADANIAT00010161), whose protein sequence is MASPNSLSTAHATALHQQQYRQMSRASSVSRSGSRRSSPEVHNSVALRSNAASISKQYSAGDSSDDEVPEPKFSASVKALLDEDDGNASPRLRTRGLNEYRPNLRVGSAASSNERRSRTTSPLDQSNGSPAPRVVRIGSVLGSGSKLRREGSHLTSGENAEVEAEAKHYSSDFITPGPRTRSVRISTSRTHTRSPTSASPSGRRSASRSPLHEEGSADRPEEEGKSRYDDYAPIIGTSSVLRSRNPEDIGIQSSLRVKRVGRLTGTFLNGPARRGVLRRQSEEDQSPSYLSDSKEAEGGDNNDYNYKSARASSPKVSWADPEQPQKTTDYRRISSGDGPFSRSSSPKSYVSHSKSTPGSSSDASSKPSSSKEPIFKVPPPPTLPSTRDQENEPPPTFKRTKPQGFDFLDKPEKLSVVYGDDKKDQELPAGTSPRKILSNRSNNTPHRPAPPPPKMSVLETATATGGAATASQSRKKRSQVSINHKPFTRLDCIGRGGSSRVYRVMAENYKIFALKRVNLEDVDPTTLAGYKGEIDLLKKLENVDRVVRLFDWELNSDKRTLSVLMEIGESDLEKVLTYKLNAEDATFDINFTRFYWKEMLECVQAVHEYNVVHSDLKPANFLLVQGRLKLIDFGIANAIQDNTVNVHREQQVGTPNYMSPEALVDSNASLGLPASVGKMMKLGKPSDVWSLGCILYKMVYGQPPFAKIAKYYERIMAIPNPKVKIDFPAFGVGGIQVPPGLIRTLKGCLQRDQTLRPTISDLLGQRDPFLYPDAQLEGAVPITQDVLGRILVNVVNHCRVRGVPNDEELAAWPAGFFAKIKAALEENP, encoded by the coding sequence ATGGCCTCCCCGAATTCTCTCTCTACCGCCCATGCGACAGCTTTGCATCAACAACAATACCGACAGATGTCCCGCGCCTCCTCTGTCTCTCGCTCTGGGTCCAGGCGCTCTTCACCTGAGGTCCACAATTCTGTTGCTCTCCGAAGCAACGctgcatcaatatcaaagcaATACTCTGCCGGCGACAGCTCCGATGACGAAGTACCGGAGCCGAAATTCAGCGCGTCTGTCAAGGctcttctcgacgaggacgacggaAATGCTTCACCCCGTCTGCGGACCAGGGGCCTAAACGAATACCGGCCGAATTTGCGTGTAGGATCAGCTGCGTCCAGCAATGAGAGACGATCCCGAACCACTTCGCCGCTGGATCAATCGAACGGAAGCCCCGCCCCACGCGTTGTTCGCATAGGATCTGTCCTCGGCAGTGGCTCAAAATTGCGAAGAGAAGGATCGCATCTAACTAGTGGGGAAAATGCGGAGGTGGAAGCAGAGGCAAAACATTATTCAAGTGATTTCATCACCCCAGGTCCTAGGACACGCAGTGTTCGGATCAGTACGTCGCGTACTCACACACGATCTCCCACATCCGCATCACCGTCTGGAAGGCGATCGGCTAGCCGGAGCCCTCTTCACGAAGAAGGAAGCGCAGATcgccctgaagaagaagggaagtCCAGATATGATGACTACGCGCCGATCATTGGAACGTCATCCGTGCTTCGTTCACGCAACCCAGAAGACATTGGCATTCAGAGTTCCTTGCGTGTGAAAAGAGTCGGCAGGTTGACGGGCACATTTCTCAACGGGCCCGCCAGACGCGGTGTGCTGAGACGCCAGAGTGAGGAGGATCAATCACCAAGCTATCTCTCCGACTCTAAGGAAGCCGAAGGCGGTGATAACAATGACTATAATTACAAAAGTGCGAGGGCCTCGTCTCCCAAAGTATCATGGGCAGATCCCGAGCAACCACAGAAGACTACAGACTATCGCCGCATTTCGTCCGGTGACGGGCCATTCTCAAGGTCCTCTTCGCCGAAGTCATATGTGTCACACTCCAAATCCACCCCGGGATCATCTTCTGATGCCTCCTCAAAACCTTCAAGCTCGAAAGAGCCTATATTTAAAGTACCTCCTCCCCCGACATTACCATCCACCCGTGACCAAGAGAATGAACCTCCACCAACGTTTAAGCGAACCAAGCCACAGGGATTCGATTTTCTAGACAAACCGGAGAAACTTTCGGTGGTTTACGGCGATGACAAGAAGGACCAAGAGCTTCCAGCAGGGACATCGCCAAGGAAGATACTTTCTAATCGGAGTAACAACACACCTCATCGACCCGCGCCCCCTCCTCCTAAGATGTCCGTGTTAGAAACCGCCACTGCCACGGGAGGAGCAGCTACGGCATCTCAGTCGCGCAAAAAGCGTAGCCAAGTTTCGATTAATCACAAGCCATTCACCCGCTTGGATTGCATCGGTCGTGGAGGTAGCTCGCGAGTTTACCGTGTAATGGCAGAGAACTATAAGATCTTTGCTCTAAAGCGTGTAAATTTAGAGGATGTCGATCCGACGACCTTGGCTGGCTACAAGGGGGAGATTGATCTTCTTAAGAAACTGGAAAACGTTGACCGTGTGGTTCGCTTGTTTGACTGGGAATTGAACTCGGACAAGCGCACTCTCAGCGTGCTCATGGAGATTGGCGAGTCGGACCTGGAAAAGGTTCTGACGTATAAACTGAATGCTGAGGATGCCACTTTTGATATCAACTTCACCCGGTTCtactggaaggagatgctggaatGTGTCCAGGCGGTTCATGAATACAATGTCGTCCATTCCGACTTAAAACCCGCCAATTTCCTTCTCGTCCAAGGGAGACTAAAACTGATCGATTTTGGAATTGCCAACGCCATCCAAGACAATACTGTCAATGTACACCGCGAGCAGCAGGTTGGGACTCCAAACTATATGTCCCCTGAAGCGCTGGTTGACTCAAATGCCTCTCTGGGTTTACCAGCAAGTGTTGGCAAGATGATGAAGCTTGGCAAACCGAGTGATGTATGGAGTCTGGGCTGTATACTGTACAAGATGGTCTACGGGCAGCCTCCTTTTGCAAAGATTGCCAAGTACTACGAGCGCATCATGGCAATTCCGAATCCGAAAGTGAAGATTGATTTTCCAGCTTTCGGGGTCGGCGGCATCCAGGTGCCTCCAGGACTCATACGGACTCTGAAAGGGTGTCTGCAACGAGATCAGACACTGCGACCGACTATCAGCGACCTCTTGGGTCAACGGGACCCATTCCTGTACCCCGACGCACAGCTTGAGGGCGCCGTCCCCATCACCCAGGATGTCCTGGGCAGAATTTTGGTTAACGTTGTGAACCATTGCAGAGTCCGCGGCGTGCCCAACGACGAAGAACTGGCTGCCTGGCCAGCTGGCTTTTTTGCAAAGATAAAAGCAGCTTTGGAAGAGAATCCCTAA
- a CDS encoding rRNA-processing protein NSA2 (transcript_id=CADANIAT00010162): protein MPQNEYIERWTKQHGKRLDHDERVRKREARQSHQQSKDAQNLRGLRAKLYQQKRHAEKIQMRKRIKAQEEKNVKSSAPSEPSKTPLPQYLLDRSEATNAKALSSAIKDKRAEKAAKFAVPLPKVKGISEEEMFKVVNTGKKTHKKSWKRMITKPTFVGNDFTRRPVKYERFIRPMGLRYKKANVTQYVLSLATIGVYLGFTDKFSCSPEMAVTVQLPILSVKKNPQNPLYTQLGVLTKGTVIEVNVSELGIVTAGGKVAWGKYAQITNTPENDGCVNAVLLV from the exons ATG CCCCAGAACGA GTATATCGAGCGCTGGACAAAGCAGCACGGTAAGCGCTTGGACCACGACGAGCGAGTCCGCAAGCGTGAAGCCCGTCAATCCCATCAGCAGTCCAAGGATGCGCAGAACCTCCGCGGTTTGAGGGCCAAGCTGTACCAGCAGAAGCGCCATGCCGAGAAGATCCAGATGAGGAAGCGCATCAAGgcgcaggaggagaagaacgtCAAGTCATCCGCGCCCAGCGAGCCCTCCAAGACGCCCCTCCCGCAATACTTGCTTGACCGCTCCGAGGCTACGAATGCGAAGGCTCTGTCCAGCGCTATTAAGGACAAGCGGGCGGAGAAGGCGGCCAAGTTCGCCGTGCCCCTGCCTAAGGTTAAGGGTATTAGTGAGGAGGAGATGTTCAAGGTTGTCAATACCGGGAAGAAGACGCATAAGAAGTCGTGGAAGCGGATGATAACGAAGCCGACATTTGTTGGAAACGACTTTACGCGGAGACCTGTGAAATATGAGCGCTTCATCCG TCCTATGGGTCTGCGATACAAGAAGGCCAACGTTACACAGTATGTTCTTTCCCTAGCGACCATTGGGGTCTATCTGGGCTTCACTGACAAGTTCTCTTGCAGCCCCGAAATGGCCGTCACCGTCCAGCTACCCATCCTATCCGTCAAGAAGAACCCTCAGAACCCGCTCTATACTCAGCTCGGTGTTCTCACTAAGGGAACTGTTATTGAGGTCAACGTATCTGAACTCGGTATTGTCACGGCTGGAGGAAAGGTTGCCTGGGGTAAATACGCCCAGATCACGAACACGCCTGAAAATGACGGCTGTGTTAATGC TGTCCTCCTCGTCTGA
- a CDS encoding putative cell wall protein (transcript_id=CADANIAT00010160), with protein sequence MRTSIALLAGLAGSALALPATPSTQLDTRTFGLISGIIHTIENILTGGVTPANVLSGISSEAAAALQGGALGCTAGSVDLAYRKKLAHWLKAGDGVHLEASVRKALLAWCEADASVDSELELEIRAGLGFFIPTCAKIAAEADLYVNLDGVFELATDALAVLSATAQAALEAAIALLGEVDWRIKAGLEFCAAGGLVGDLDSEIIHALKVWLNSSECTLAVSLKKTLLLWIEGKVGGDVVSIGNLPVGGIATIGLGKSLEALVGVNGALVAGAQAQLEAFLQTDVGLEIDVAILDILKICAKGGLAVDIDLDKRVELSLWLASSKCSLSAELKGLLAFWLSFGVSAETDLSLSVSTNIISELTGFLTGTIDSLLGTHLHGLLSFILGGEGVLSLSLEARAQLAALIGGGVGIEIDDSIQIILIGWLTGCQKCCGGSQVTHGPSVPSSTPALPASETPSLPVIPTGAQPTETPSIPAGTPAAPTDVSPTDTENSASPSETPCDTITSESVTSYTVSESASVPAGTETPAVPTDVHPTENPAESTETPCETLTSDSVTSYTVSETASVPAGTETPAAPTDVQPTETPAAPSETPCETITSDSVTSYTVSETASVPAGTETPAAPSETPCETITSESVTSYTVSETASVPAGTETPAVPTNVQPTETPAAPSETPCETITSDSVTSYTVSQTTSVPAIPTEVSPSSSSCAGCGGIKTVTVTKTVGIEACPTDF encoded by the coding sequence ATGCGTACCAGCATTGCTCTGCTTGCTGGTCTGGCCGGCTCGGCCCTTGCCCTCCCTGCTACTCCTAGCACCCAGCTCGACACCCGCACTTTTGGCCTTATCAGCGGCATCATCCACACAATTGAGAACATCCTCACTGGCGGTGTGACCCCAGCCAACGTCCTTAGCGGTATCAGCTctgaggctgctgcggctCTTCAAGGTGGTGCCCTTGGTTGCACGGCTGGCTCCGTCGACCTCGCTTACCGTAAGAAGCTTGCCCACTGGCTTAAGGCTGGCGATGGTGTCCACCTCGAAGCCTCTGTGAGGAAGGCCCTTCTGGCTTGGTGCGAGGCTGACGCTTCTGTCGACTCCGAACTCGAGCTCGAGATCCGCGCTGGTCTTGGGTTCTTTATCCCCACCTGCGCCAAaattgctgctgaggctgatcTCTACGTCAACTTGGACGGTGTCTTCGAACTCGCTACGGACGCTCTCGCTGTCCTCAGCGCCACTGCTCAGGCCGCCCTTGAAGCTGCCATTGCTCTCCTAGGTGAGGTTGACTGGAGGATCAAGGCTGGTCTCGAATTCTGTGCCGCTGGTGGTCTCGTGGGCGATCTTGACTCTGAGATCATCCATGCCCTTAAGGTCTGGCTGAACAGCTCTGAGTGCACTCTAGCTGTTAGTCTCAAGAAGACTCTTCTCCTCTGGATTGAGGGTAAGGTCGGCGGTGACGTTGTCAGCATCGGCAACCTTCCCGTTGGTGGTATTGCCACGATCGGCCTTGGTAAATCTCTCGAGGCCCTTGTTGGCGTCAATGGCGCTCTCGTTGCCGGTGCCCAGGCTCAGCTCGAGGCTTTCCTCCAGACCGACGTGGGCTTGGAAATCGATGTTGCTATTCTGGACATTCTTAAGATCTGCGCCAAGGGTGGCCTTGCCGTCGACATCGACCTTGACAAGCGTGTTGAGCTCTCTCTCTGGCTCGCCAGCAGCAAGTGCTCTCTCAGTGCCGAACTCAAGGgtctcctcgccttctggCTCTCCTTTGGCGTCTCCGCTGAGACCGACCTCTCCCTCAGCGTTTCCACGAACATCATTAGCGAGCTCACTGGTTTCCTCACTGGTACCATCGACTCGCTGCTCGGCACTCATCTTCACGGTCTTCTCTCTTTCATCCTCGGTGGTGAAGGTGTTCTCTCGCTCTCTCTTGAGGCTCGTGCCCAGCTCGCTGCCCTCATCGGTGGTGGTGTCGGCATTGAAATCGACGACTCTAtccagatcatcctcatcggctGGCTCACTGGCTGCCAGAAGTGCTGCGGCGGTTCTCAGGTTACCCACGGTCCTAGCGTTCCCAGCAGCACCCCCGCCCTCCCCGCTTCTGAGACCCCCTCCCTCCCTGTCATTCCCACTGGTGCTCAGCCCACTGAGACTCCTTCCATCCCTGCTGGAACTCCCGCTGCCCCTACTGACGTCTCCCCTACCGACACCGAGAACTCCGCCTCTCCTTCTGAGACCCCCTGTGACACCATCACCTCCGAGAGCGTGACCTCCTACACTGTTTCTGAGTCTGCCTCCGTTCCCGCTGGCACTGAGACTCCTGCTGTTCCCACCGATGTTCACCCCACTGAGAACCCCGCCGAGTCCACTGAAACTCCCTGCGAGACCCTCACCTCTGACAGCGTGACCTCCTACACTGTCTCCGAGACTGCCTCTGTTCCCGCTGGCACCGAGACTCCCGCTGCTCCCACCGACGTCCAGCCCACTGAGACCCCTGCTGCTCCCAGCGAGACCCCCTGCGAGACTATCACCTCCGACAGCGTGACTTCCTACACTGTCTCTGAGACTGCCTCCGTCCCCGCTGGCACTGagactcctgctgctcccaGCGAGACCCCCTGCGAGACTATCACCTCCGAGAGCGTGACCTCCTACACTGTCTCCGAGACTGCCTCCGTTCCCGCTGGCACTGAGACCCCCGCTGTTCCCACCAACGTCCAGCCCACTGAGACCCCTGCTGCTCCCAGCGAGACCCCCTGTGAGACTATCACCTCCGACAGCGTGACTTCCTACACTGTCTCCCAGACCACCTCCGTGCCTGCTATCCCTACCGAAGTCTCCCCCTCCAGCAGCTCTTGCGCTGGCTGCGGCGGTATCAAGACCGTCACTGTCACCAAGACCGTTGGCATCGAGGCCTGCCCTACCGACTTCTAG
- a CDS encoding fumarylacetoacetate hydrolase family protein (transcript_id=CADANIAT00010157), with amino-acid sequence MAASIKSNCRKLTLDRSDHIAELNNTKPKQPFFFLKPSSSILCPGEGPVLRPKGTSLHYEVELALVMGKKVRDLDPNDDKGALDAIQSYLLAIDMTARNVQDEAKKKGLPWTIAKGFDTFLPISQEILKSQIPDPHNAFLRLSVNSQQRQADSSGLMLYRIPRLLAEISRVMTLEKGDLVLTGTPKGVGEVKSGDVMKASIEVDGKEIEQGRIEVEVQDREGRYEYCET; translated from the exons ATGGCAGCTTCGATAAAATCAAATTGCCGCAAG CTGACTCTAGATCGCAGCGACCACATCGCAGAGCTCAACAACACAAAACCCAAGcagcctttcttcttcctgaagccctcctcttcaatactCTGCCCTGGCGAAGGTCCAGTCTTGCGCCCCAAAGGCACAAGCCTCCACTATGAGGTGGAATTGGCTTTGGTAATGGGCAAGAAAGTTCGCGACCTCGATCCAAACGATGACAAGGGAGCGTTGGATGCGATCCAGA GctacctcctcgccattgaCATGACCGCGCGCAATGTCCAAGatgaagccaagaagaaaggtcTTCCTTGGACTATCGCAAAGGGTTTCGACACCTTCCTCCCCATATCGCAGGAGATTTTGAAGTCTCAAATTCCCGATCCACACAACGCATTCCTTCGTCTGAGCGTCAACTCGCAGCAGCGTCAGGCTGATTCCTCAGGGCTGATGCTGTACCGTATTCCCAGGTTGCTGGCGGAGATCTCGCGCGTGATGACgttggagaagggagatcTGGTTTTAACGGGGACGCCTAAGGGCGTTGGGGAGGTGAAGAGTGGTGATGTGATGAAGGCGTCGATTGAGGTTGATGGGAAGGAGATCGAGCAGGGACGGATTGAGGTTGAGGTGCAGGATCGGGAGGGCAGGTACGAGTACTGCGAGACTTAG
- a CDS encoding uncharacterized protein (transcript_id=CADANIAT00010156), whose translation MDQTAPSSILWATQLRQENIHLVNKMDQINGILTSAMGTIETLNSIIDMQGERIERLEKQRGLDKEQLTGIIQESNAKSQDFEGHSCKDNMERFEEVSERTRTLDEANFELTTKVNVASDKLVALQTENATLRDEFAEARQKLRKLETDNATLKEQIGRVVEKFGVLETESRPLKQDLVSVLQTFETTQSGNAELKQRVCVLEKELSVQEKRVTRVLNWMSLKTMLKDTDKQATSVRSRPTPTQTDTDQEGEQEMRVPDSIPTPTSRHSTLDRTAHRNLSETTWGSLTDLDTALTPERARDTASSPQRDAGKQKTQEDIRQAGRSLKGYFQFADSIRKSCPVPEEAFIRAFINGLEDEDMKKRVREITSHTKLSWKNMASHVEQVILEHEQGQEIEKQAHGKVAQIPMKRDAAGLGLGSLGNRRENKLRRSIPIVPPDEDDMFAP comes from the exons ATGGACCAAACCGCCCCTTCCTCGATTCTCTGGGCCACCCAACTCCGCCAGGAAAATATTCACCTTGTCAATAAAATGGACCAAATAAACGGCATTCTCACCTCAGCTATGGGAACCATTGAGACGCTCAATAGTATTATTGACATGCAGGGTGAACGTATTGAAAGGCTGGAAAAGCAACGAGGACTAGACAAGGAACAACTCACTGGGATTATCCAAGAGTCGAACGCGAAGAGTCAGGATTTCGAAGGGCATAGCTGCAAGGACAACATGGAGCGCTTCGAGGAAGTCTCTGAGCGGACTCGTACCCTGGACGAGGCGAATTTCGAATTGACGACAAAGGTCAATGTGGCGTCAGATAAGCTTGTTGCACTTCAGACTGAGAATGCGACGTTGAGAGATGAATTTGCTGAAGCTCGTCAAAAGCTCCGTAAGCTAGAGACAGACAACGCAACGCTGAAGGAACAGATTGGCAGGGTCGTTGAGAAATTTGGCGTTCTTGAGACAGAGAGCAGGCCATTGAAGCAGGATCTTGTCAGTGTTCTACAAACATTTGAGACAACGCAAAGTGGGAATGCGGAGCTGAAGCAACGAGTCTGCGTGCTTGAAAAGGAGCTCTCTgtgcaggagaagagggtaACTAGGGTTTTGAATTGGATGTCCTTGAAAACTATGCTTAAGGATACAGATAAACAAG CAACGAGCGTAAGGTCACGGCCGACCCCGACGCAAACAGACACAGATCAAGAgggagaacaagaaatgCGCGTCCCTGACTCAATCCCAACCCCAACATCGCGCCATTCAACTCTGGATAGAACCGCCCACCGGAATCTTTCAGAAACAACCTGGGGCTCATTGACTGATCTCGACACAGCCTTGACCCCCGAACGAGCCAGGGACACTGCCAGTTCCCCGCAGAGAGACGCCGGTAAGCAAAAAACGCAAGAGGATATTCGCCAAGCCGGCAGGTCGTTGAAAGGGTACTTTCAGTTCGCGGATTCTATTCGAAAATCCTGCCCTGTACCAGAAGAAGCATTCATTAGGGCTTTCATAAATGGGttagaagacgaagacatgAAGAAGCGCGTGCGGGAGATAACTAGTCACACGAAGCTTTCATGGAAGAACATGGCGTCTCATGTGGAGCAGGTCATATTGGAGCACGAGCAGGGAcaggagattgagaaacaAGCTCACGGGAAGGTGGCACAAATTCCTATGAAGAGAGATGCAGCGGGTTTGGGTCTCGGGTCGCTTGGAAACCGGAGAGAGAACAAGTTGAGAAGGTCAATACCAATTGTGCCGCCTGACGAAGATGACATGTTCGCCCCATGA
- the tif1 gene encoding translation initiation factor tif1 (transcript_id=CADANIAT00010155): MASNDKGLEEIPDSQIESNYDEITDSFDSMELKPELLRGVYAYGFERPSAIQQRAILPIVKGNDVIAQAQSGTGKTATFSISALQKLDPNVKACQALIVAPTRELAQQIQKVVIAIGDFMNIQCHACIGGTAVRDDMNALREGPQIVVGTPGRIHDMIQRRVLKTDQMKMFILDEADEMLSRGFTEQIYDIFQLLPQSTQVVLLSATMPQDVLEVTTKFMRDPVRILVKKQELTLEGIKQFYIAVEKEEWKLDTLSDLYETVTITQAVIFCNTRRKVDWLTDKLTARDFTVSAMHGDMEQAQRDVIMKEFRSGSSRVLIATDLLARGIDVQQVSLVINYDLPANRENYIHRIGRGGRFGRKGVAINFVTADDVRMMREIEQFYSTQIEEMPMNVADLI; this comes from the exons ATGGCTTCCAACGACAAGGGTCTCGAGGAGATCCCCGACA GCCAGATCGAGTCTAACTACGATGAGATCACCGACTCCTTCGACTCTATGGAGTTGAAGCCTGAGCTGCTTCGCG GTGTCTACGCCTACGGTTTCGAGCGTCCCTCTGCTATTCAGCAGCGTGCCATCCTGCCCATCGTCAAGG GCAACGATGTCATCGCCCAGGCCCAGTCCGGTACTGGAAAGACCGCTactttctccatctccgctTTGCAAAAGCTCGACCCCAACGTCAAGGCTTGCCAGGCTCTGATTGTCGCTCCTACCCGTGAATTGGCCcagcagatccagaaggTCGTCATCGCTATCGGTGACTTCATGAACATCCAGTGCCACGCCTGCATTGGTGGTACTGCTGTCCGTGATGACATGAACGCTCTCCGTGAGGGCCCTCAGATCGTTGTCGGTACCCCCGGCCGTATCCACGACATGATCCAGCGTCGTGTCCTCAAGACAGACCAGATGAAGATGTTCATTCTCGACGAGGCCGATGAGATGTTGTCT CGTGGTTTCACCGAGCAAATCTACgacatcttccagctccttcccCAGTCCACCCAGGTTGTCCTGCTCTCTGCCACCATGCCCCAGGACGTTCTTGAGGTCACCACCAAGTTCATGCGTGACCCAGTCCGTATCCTGGTCAAGAAGCAGGAACTTACCCTCGAAGGTATCAAGCAGTTCTACATCGctgttgagaaggaggagtggaagctTGACACCCTCTCCGATCTCTACGAGACCGTCACCATCACCCAGgccgtcatcttctgcaacaCCCGCCGCAAGGTTGACTGGCTCACTGACAAGCTCACTGCCCGTGACTTCACTGTCTCCGCCATGCACGGTGACATGGAGCAGGCCCAGCGTGATGTTATCATGAAGGAGTTCCGCTCTGGATCCTCTCGTGTCCTCATTGCCACTGACCTTCTGGCCCGTGGTATCGATGTCCAGCAGGTTTCCCTGGTCATCAACTACGATCTCCCCGCCAACCGTGAGAACTACATTCACCGTATCGGTCGTGGCGGTCGTTTCGGTCGTAAGGGTGTTGCTATCAACTTCGTCACCGCTGACGATGTCCGTATGATGCGTGAGATTGAGCAGTTCTACAGCACCCAGATTGAGGAGATGCCCATGAACGTTGCTGACCTCATCTAA
- a CDS encoding uncharacterized protein (transcript_id=CADANIAT00010158): MKVAEILSDLTSLRACDYNDALNLVTVNERLMPTQTATQPVRADAANDHLRIASELVELQYEMRTTHKDGRVDDQLRRAREEVNRVLRELAATPTR; this comes from the exons ATGAAAGTCGCAGAGATCTTGTCCGATCTGACGTCTTTACGTGCTTGT GACTACAATGATGCGCTCAACCTTGTCACTGTCAACGAAAGATTAATGCCTACTCAGACAGCGACACAGCCGGTACGAGCAGACGCAGCGAACGACCACCTCCGAATTGCGTCTGAGCTTGTGGAATTGCAGTATGAGATGAGGACAACCCACAAGGACGGCAGAGTAGATGATCAGCTGCGCCGTGCGAGGGAGGAAGTAAACCGTGTGTTGCGTGAATTGGCAGCTACTCCAACACGCTGA